Proteins from a genomic interval of Candidatus Didemnitutus sp.:
- a CDS encoding glycosyltransferase produces the protein MKILIVQDYLRSGGTERHAVFLGAAAAKAGHEVTLLTFRPRGALGDDADNQPFAFKSLQPFDLHLDWFAPGLLRAATEAAPDLVLCMGRMANCYAGFIQKRLPHAVVVCTMRTGKSLPYLFRRSLRRCRHVIANSHVAKRVLTDDHDIASHKITVIHNPVLRSHDVDGARNHALRRYYGANPSTVVMLNVAMFRPEKNQRELIEICSKLPGYLDWQLWLAGDGVERKRCERLAHDLGLGGRVRFLGYQPEPTPLYHASDLAVLASQSESLSNFLIESQLHGLPAVAYDIVGVGECFIPGQSGVLLKNKDQAGFVDALDRLIREPGLRRRYSETARRHARDEFTAEQQISAHLNLFTQLVKV, from the coding sequence ATGAAAATCCTGATCGTCCAAGACTACCTGCGCAGCGGCGGCACCGAACGCCACGCCGTCTTCCTCGGCGCCGCGGCCGCCAAAGCCGGGCACGAGGTCACGCTGCTCACCTTCCGCCCGCGCGGTGCACTCGGGGACGATGCGGACAACCAGCCTTTCGCGTTCAAGTCGCTGCAACCCTTCGATCTTCACCTCGATTGGTTCGCGCCCGGCCTGCTCCGCGCCGCCACCGAGGCCGCGCCGGACCTCGTGCTTTGCATGGGACGCATGGCGAACTGCTACGCCGGCTTCATCCAAAAGCGCCTGCCGCATGCGGTGGTCGTCTGCACCATGCGCACGGGCAAGTCCCTTCCCTACCTGTTCCGGCGCTCGCTGCGCCGTTGCCGCCACGTCATCGCCAACAGCCACGTGGCCAAGCGCGTGCTGACCGACGACCACGACATCGCCTCGCACAAGATCACCGTCATCCATAATCCCGTGCTGCGCTCGCACGACGTCGACGGCGCGCGCAATCACGCCCTCCGCCGCTACTATGGCGCCAACCCGAGCACCGTCGTGATGCTCAACGTCGCGATGTTCCGCCCGGAGAAAAACCAGCGCGAACTGATCGAAATCTGCTCGAAACTCCCCGGTTACCTCGACTGGCAGCTCTGGCTCGCCGGCGACGGCGTGGAGCGCAAACGCTGCGAACGCCTCGCGCACGATCTCGGCCTCGGAGGCCGCGTGCGCTTCCTCGGTTACCAGCCCGAGCCCACACCGCTCTACCACGCCTCCGACCTCGCCGTGCTCGCCTCGCAAAGCGAATCGCTGTCGAACTTCCTCATCGAGTCGCAGCTCCACGGCCTGCCCGCCGTGGCCTACGACATCGTCGGTGTCGGCGAATGCTTCATTCCCGGCCAATCCGGCGTGCTGCTGAAAAACAAGGACCAGGCCGGCTTCGTCGACGCGCTCGACCGCCTCATCCGCGAGCCTGGCCTCCGTCGCCGCTACAGCGAGACCGCCCGCCGCCACGCCCGCGACGAGTTCACCGCCGAGCAACAGATCAGCGCCCACCTCAATCTGTTCACCCAGTTGGTGAAGGTTTAG
- a CDS encoding phage holin family protein — translation MNNPFVNLLVRWMVLALGVVLSATLVPGIHYDTAGTLAVVVILLSFLNAVLKPLMVLFTLPFIVLSLGVGVWLINAVLFYFVGKLVDGFHVAGFGSALLGALVVSVTNLILTQMLKRAAVPPPASRGPRGDGKRDDVIDI, via the coding sequence ATGAACAACCCGTTCGTCAACCTGCTCGTGCGGTGGATGGTGCTCGCGCTCGGCGTCGTGCTCAGCGCGACGCTCGTGCCCGGCATTCATTACGACACGGCGGGGACGCTCGCGGTGGTCGTGATCCTGCTGAGTTTCCTCAACGCGGTGCTGAAGCCGCTGATGGTGCTCTTCACGCTGCCGTTCATCGTGCTGTCGCTCGGCGTCGGCGTGTGGCTGATCAATGCGGTGCTGTTCTACTTCGTCGGCAAGCTCGTCGACGGCTTCCACGTCGCGGGTTTCGGCTCGGCGCTGCTCGGCGCGCTCGTGGTGAGCGTCACGAACCTGATCCTCACGCAGATGCTGAAGCGCGCGGCAGTGCCGCCGCCCGCGTCGCGCGGTCCGCGCGGAGACGGGAAGCGCGACGACGTGATCGATATCTGA